The following are from one region of the Halosolutus amylolyticus genome:
- a CDS encoding 30S ribosomal protein S8e, whose protein sequence is MQDQGRSTRKRTGGRLKNVRKRRKNELGRLPTETQVGEPRFRTVDVRGNDTKTRALATDVASVNKGEETVSADIEDVVENEANPNYVRRNIITKGAVIETSEGTARVTSRPGQTGQVNAVLLD, encoded by the coding sequence ATGCAAGACCAGGGACGATCTACGCGCAAGCGCACCGGCGGCCGACTGAAGAACGTTCGCAAGCGCCGCAAGAACGAACTCGGACGGCTCCCGACCGAGACGCAGGTCGGCGAACCCCGCTTCCGGACCGTCGACGTCCGCGGGAACGACACCAAGACCCGCGCGCTGGCGACGGACGTCGCGAGCGTCAACAAGGGCGAGGAGACCGTCAGCGCCGACATCGAGGACGTCGTCGAGAACGAGGCGAACCCGAACTACGTTCGCCGGAACATCATCACGAAGGGTGCCGTCATCGAAACCTCGGAGGGCACCGCCCGCGTGACGTCCCGTCCCGGCCAGACCGGCCAGGTCAACGCCGTTCTGCTCGACTAG
- the phoU gene encoding phosphate signaling complex protein PhoU, whose translation MARKSYQEKLAELREDVLYMSEVVMERLRMGLDALEQKDEDLAHEVITGDNEVNQMYLDLEQDCIDLLALQQPVASDLRFIAASFKIITDLERIGDLATNLGEYTLDSQRNLFPDVDVQEMGDLTLEMIEDAMDAYDAEDTDACREIAERDDDLDHFAERASEIVVRDLIERELESPNEVERLLQDVSRLLLTIRDLERVGDHAVNIAARTLYMVENDDELIY comes from the coding sequence ATGGCCAGAAAATCGTACCAGGAAAAACTCGCGGAACTGCGCGAGGACGTCCTCTACATGAGCGAGGTCGTGATGGAACGACTTCGCATGGGACTGGACGCGCTAGAGCAGAAAGACGAGGACCTCGCTCACGAGGTGATCACGGGTGACAACGAGGTCAACCAGATGTACCTCGACCTCGAGCAGGACTGCATCGACCTGCTGGCGCTCCAGCAGCCCGTCGCGAGCGACCTCCGGTTCATCGCCGCCTCGTTCAAGATCATCACCGACCTGGAGCGGATCGGCGACCTCGCCACCAATCTCGGCGAGTACACGCTCGACTCCCAGCGCAACCTCTTCCCCGACGTCGACGTCCAGGAGATGGGTGACCTGACCCTCGAGATGATCGAAGACGCGATGGACGCCTACGACGCCGAGGACACCGACGCCTGTCGAGAGATCGCCGAACGCGACGACGACCTCGATCACTTCGCCGAACGCGCCAGCGAGATCGTCGTCCGGGACCTCATCGAGCGGGAACTCGAGTCGCCGAACGAGGTCGAACGCCTCCTGCAGGACGTCTCGCGGCTCTTGCTGACGATCCGCGATCTTGAACGCGTCGGCGACCATGCCGTCAACATTGCCGCACGGACGCTCTACATGGTCGAGAACGACGACGAACTCATCTACTGA
- the pstA gene encoding phosphate ABC transporter permease PstA, translating into MSTETDTSDMTEGSEPAFGRVSRSKDVAFRWLTLAAALLGIVALAALLANVAVDAVGWLTWDFLTGMPSFSNPYDAGFYPAIVGSIALMLLIALITFPLGVGAAIYLEEYASDGYLTRFIQLNIANLAGVPSVVYGLLGLGLFVGLLNLGFGTLLVAGFTVSLLILPIVIISAQEAIRSVPDSQRQASYGMGATKWQTIRNVILPRAMPGILTGTILALGRAIGETAPLIMIGAPTAVFGVPNSLFSKVSAMPMQIFTWADRPEMEFQYGVVAAGVVTLLVILLSINSIAILIRNRYQRRT; encoded by the coding sequence ATGAGTACCGAAACCGATACGAGCGATATGACCGAGGGATCCGAACCGGCGTTCGGACGGGTAAGTCGGTCGAAAGACGTTGCGTTCCGCTGGCTCACGCTCGCGGCGGCCCTGCTCGGTATCGTCGCTCTCGCGGCGTTGCTGGCCAACGTCGCGGTCGACGCCGTCGGCTGGCTGACGTGGGACTTCCTGACCGGGATGCCCAGCTTCAGCAACCCGTACGACGCCGGCTTCTATCCGGCGATCGTCGGCTCGATCGCGCTCATGCTCCTGATTGCGCTCATCACCTTCCCGCTCGGCGTCGGCGCGGCGATCTACCTGGAGGAGTACGCCAGCGACGGCTACCTCACGCGGTTCATCCAGTTGAACATCGCCAACCTCGCCGGCGTCCCGTCGGTCGTCTACGGACTCCTCGGACTCGGCCTGTTCGTGGGCCTGCTGAACCTCGGGTTCGGGACGCTGCTGGTCGCCGGCTTCACCGTCTCCCTGCTCATCCTGCCGATCGTCATCATCTCGGCCCAGGAGGCGATCCGGTCGGTCCCCGACTCCCAGCGCCAGGCGAGCTACGGGATGGGTGCGACGAAGTGGCAGACGATCCGGAACGTCATCTTACCGCGGGCGATGCCGGGCATCCTGACCGGGACGATCCTCGCGCTCGGCCGGGCGATCGGGGAAACGGCCCCACTGATCATGATCGGTGCGCCGACGGCAGTGTTCGGCGTCCCCAACAGCCTGTTCAGCAAGGTCAGCGCGATGCCGATGCAGATCTTCACGTGGGCGGATCGACCGGAGATGGAGTTCCAGTACGGCGTCGTCGCGGCCGGCGTGGTGACGCTGCTGGTAATCTTGCTGTCGATCAACTCGATCGCGATCCTCATCCGGAACAGATATCAGCGGAGGACCTGA
- a CDS encoding PstS family phosphate ABC transporter substrate-binding protein translates to MSKDTTGPPSFDLGRRHFLTGAGAAAITGLSGCMRAMGGRAREVNIAGSSTVFPITEVVASEFSSEREDVTVSISQTGTGGGFSNFFCPGMTDINNASREIADVEVDQCGENGIEAIEFQVATDALTVVVSPEAEDIDCLTVDELRQIWTDGGAERWSDVRDDWPDEEFEFFGADTTSGTFDYFVEAVIGEDDTHRTNYHATERDRTIVQGVQGNPYAIGYFGFAYYDENPDQIKAVSIDDGDGCVEPSLETAKNGEYTPLSRPLFIYVAKQALERPEVRDFVEFYLERSATDTVNEVGYVPVTEDVRDENLEKLRAAIDEVVDE, encoded by the coding sequence ATGTCGAAAGACACCACTGGACCACCGTCGTTCGATCTCGGACGGCGGCACTTTTTGACCGGGGCAGGCGCGGCTGCCATAACCGGGCTGTCCGGCTGTATGCGGGCGATGGGGGGACGTGCCAGGGAAGTGAACATCGCCGGGAGTTCGACCGTGTTCCCCATCACCGAGGTGGTCGCGTCCGAGTTCTCGTCGGAACGGGAGGACGTGACCGTCTCGATCAGTCAGACGGGGACCGGGGGCGGCTTCTCGAACTTCTTCTGTCCGGGGATGACGGACATCAACAACGCCAGTCGAGAAATCGCCGACGTCGAGGTCGACCAGTGCGGCGAGAACGGGATCGAGGCGATCGAGTTCCAGGTGGCGACCGACGCGCTGACGGTCGTCGTCAGTCCCGAGGCCGAAGACATCGACTGCCTCACCGTCGACGAACTCCGACAGATCTGGACCGACGGGGGTGCCGAGCGCTGGAGCGACGTTCGGGACGACTGGCCCGACGAGGAGTTCGAATTCTTCGGGGCCGACACGACCTCCGGGACGTTCGACTACTTCGTCGAGGCCGTTATCGGCGAGGACGACACCCACCGGACCAATTACCACGCCACCGAGCGCGACCGGACGATCGTACAGGGCGTCCAGGGCAACCCGTACGCGATCGGCTACTTCGGGTTCGCCTACTACGACGAGAACCCCGACCAGATCAAGGCGGTCTCGATCGACGACGGCGACGGCTGCGTCGAACCGTCGCTCGAGACCGCGAAAAACGGCGAGTACACGCCGCTGTCGCGGCCGCTGTTCATCTACGTCGCGAAACAGGCGCTCGAACGACCCGAGGTCCGGGACTTCGTCGAGTTCTACCTCGAGCGGTCGGCGACCGACACCGTCAACGAGGTCGGCTACGTGCCGGTCACCGAGGACGTACGTGACGAGAACCTGGAGAAACTCCGGGCGGCGATCGACGAGGTGGTCGACGAATGA
- the arsB gene encoding ACR3 family arsenite efflux transporter, with translation MSDLDHDHGPDCGCPDCGDPRSMDVLDRYLTVWIFAAMAIGVGVGSLAPSIVDPIQEYHLVEIGLVAMMYPPLAKVDYGRLPRVFSKWRVLGLSLLQNWLIGPTLMFALAVVFFSGIVPWFPARPEYFLGLIFIGMARCIAMVLVWNDLADGSSEYAAGLVAFNSVFQIVTYGVYVWLFALVLPPLLGLDAMVVGIDAFDITVGQVFRAIAVFLGIPFAGGVLTRFVGVRSRGEEWYEESFVPTISPLTLVALLFTVVVMFATQGDAIVAQPSDVLWIAVPLTIYFVVMFLVSFAMGRGIGADYSTTTAIGFTAASNNFELAIAVAVAVFGVGSGVAFATVVGPLIEVPVLLALVNVAIFLQDRFDWAGYETGRLDDRTVLDDSTVDDD, from the coding sequence ATGAGTGACCTGGACCACGACCACGGCCCCGACTGCGGGTGTCCGGACTGTGGCGATCCGCGATCGATGGACGTCCTCGACAGGTACCTGACCGTCTGGATCTTCGCCGCGATGGCGATCGGCGTGGGGGTCGGCTCCCTCGCGCCGTCGATCGTCGACCCGATCCAGGAGTATCACCTCGTGGAGATCGGTCTCGTCGCGATGATGTATCCGCCGCTGGCGAAGGTCGACTACGGCCGGCTGCCACGGGTGTTCAGCAAGTGGCGCGTCCTCGGGCTGAGTCTCCTCCAGAACTGGCTCATCGGCCCGACGCTGATGTTCGCGCTGGCGGTGGTCTTCTTCAGCGGGATCGTCCCGTGGTTCCCCGCCCGGCCCGAGTACTTCCTCGGCTTGATCTTCATCGGAATGGCCCGGTGTATCGCGATGGTCCTCGTCTGGAACGATCTGGCCGACGGTTCCAGCGAGTACGCCGCCGGACTGGTCGCGTTCAACAGCGTCTTCCAGATCGTCACCTACGGCGTGTACGTCTGGCTCTTCGCACTCGTCCTCCCGCCACTGCTGGGGCTCGACGCGATGGTCGTCGGCATCGACGCGTTCGACATCACCGTCGGACAGGTGTTCCGGGCGATCGCGGTCTTCCTCGGCATCCCCTTCGCCGGCGGCGTCCTCACCCGGTTCGTCGGGGTTCGCTCCCGAGGAGAGGAGTGGTACGAGGAGTCGTTCGTTCCGACGATCAGCCCGCTCACGCTGGTCGCGCTGTTGTTCACCGTCGTCGTGATGTTCGCCACGCAGGGGGACGCTATCGTCGCCCAGCCGTCCGACGTGCTGTGGATCGCCGTCCCGCTGACGATCTACTTCGTCGTGATGTTCCTCGTGAGCTTCGCGATGGGACGCGGGATCGGTGCCGACTACTCGACGACGACGGCGATCGGATTCACCGCCGCCTCGAACAACTTCGAACTGGCGATCGCCGTCGCCGTCGCCGTCTTCGGCGTCGGCTCGGGCGTCGCGTTCGCGACCGTCGTCGGCCCGCTGATCGAGGTCCCGGTGTTGCTCGCCCTGGTCAACGTGGCCATATTCCTCCAGGATCGGTTCGACTGGGCCGGCTACGAGACCGGGCGACTCGATGATCGGACGGTGCTCGACGACTCGACCGTCGACGACGACTGA
- the pstB gene encoding phosphate ABC transporter ATP-binding protein PstB gives MTQDTMTSSEAEQTDDQQTRPTPGADGLVDRADDSESETAADRTLIEARDLDVYYGDDQALQGIDMEIPEKQVTALIGPSGCGKSTFLRSINRMNDLIDIARVDGDLYFRGKNVYDDDVDPVALRRKIGMVFQSPNPFPKSIYDNVAYGLKVQGKDDDVDEKVHTALERAALLDEVEDQLDSSGLDLSGGQQQRLCIARAIAPDPEVILMDEPASALDPVATSKIEDLIEDLAQEYTVVIVTHNMQQAARISDKTAVFLTGGELVEFDDTNKIFENPESDRVEDYITGKFG, from the coding sequence ATGACACAAGACACGATGACCTCCTCAGAGGCGGAACAGACCGACGACCAGCAAACCAGACCGACGCCGGGAGCGGACGGCCTCGTCGATCGAGCGGACGATTCCGAGAGCGAAACGGCCGCCGATCGGACGCTCATCGAGGCACGTGACCTCGACGTCTACTACGGCGACGACCAGGCCCTGCAGGGAATCGACATGGAGATTCCCGAAAAGCAGGTGACGGCGCTCATCGGGCCGTCGGGCTGTGGGAAGTCGACGTTCCTGCGGTCGATCAACCGGATGAACGATCTCATCGACATCGCACGCGTCGACGGCGACCTCTACTTCCGCGGGAAGAACGTCTACGACGACGACGTCGACCCCGTCGCGCTCCGGCGCAAGATCGGGATGGTCTTCCAGTCGCCGAACCCGTTCCCGAAGTCGATCTACGACAACGTCGCCTACGGACTGAAGGTCCAGGGGAAAGACGACGACGTCGACGAGAAGGTCCACACCGCCCTCGAACGGGCGGCGCTGCTCGACGAGGTCGAGGACCAGCTGGACTCGAGCGGGCTCGACCTCTCCGGCGGTCAGCAACAGCGGCTCTGTATCGCTCGTGCGATCGCGCCGGATCCGGAGGTCATCCTGATGGACGAACCGGCCTCGGCGCTCGACCCCGTCGCGACCTCGAAGATCGAGGACCTCATCGAGGACCTGGCCCAGGAGTACACGGTCGTCATCGTCACCCACAACATGCAACAGGCGGCACGCATCTCCGACAAGACGGCCGTCTTCCTCACCGGCGGCGAACTCGTCGAGTTCGACGACACCAACAAGATTTTCGAGAACCCCGAGAGCGATCGGGTCGAGGACTACATCACCGGCAAGTTCGGGTAA
- a CDS encoding DUF2150 family protein — protein MSNPPTEFYSEERWQNWIDRIKDEEIDPEDESSARLLLNLQDDTAIAIAKIVAAYDDGELGEEEALEEINDVREIVLGEVDIEDEEKLILVDGVQTSLVCVFFAAEEYVATGPADDGSVGDYLGAAADAEAEEDLDAALGYAAQAGTLIIDGEELDMGVAEDLEYGLVTEWINGLDSLQSAMSDPEVVEEDE, from the coding sequence ATGAGCAATCCGCCGACCGAGTTCTACTCGGAGGAACGCTGGCAGAACTGGATCGATCGCATCAAAGACGAAGAGATCGATCCGGAAGACGAATCGTCGGCCCGACTGCTGCTCAATCTGCAGGACGACACGGCGATCGCGATCGCGAAGATCGTCGCCGCCTACGACGACGGCGAACTCGGTGAGGAGGAGGCCCTGGAGGAGATCAACGACGTCCGCGAGATCGTCCTCGGCGAGGTCGATATCGAGGACGAGGAGAAGTTGATCCTCGTCGACGGCGTCCAGACGAGTCTCGTCTGCGTCTTCTTCGCCGCCGAAGAGTACGTCGCCACCGGCCCCGCCGACGACGGGAGCGTCGGCGACTACCTCGGGGCCGCGGCGGACGCCGAAGCCGAGGAGGATCTAGACGCCGCGCTCGGCTACGCCGCACAGGCGGGGACCCTCATCATCGACGGCGAGGAACTCGACATGGGCGTCGCGGAGGACCTCGAGTACGGCCTCGTCACGGAGTGGATCAACGGGCTGGACAGTCTCCAGAGCGCGATGAGCGACCCCGAAGTCGTCGAAGAGGACGAGTAA
- a CDS encoding TatD family hydrolase has protein sequence MIDDDTPVLDNHLHLDPDTNRGIDAVRDFARVGGTHLLVVNKPSWHLGVEADAGEDFRPVFERTIEIVDAATAELDGRAWPVLGVHPGLISRLVDDRGYAPAEAREIMQGGLDVAAEYVERGDALALKSGRPHYDVDEGVWDASNAVMRHAFDRAADLDCAVQLHAEASEDMTAVTDWAESAGLPAHRVVKHYAGGRLEGPIPSVMSEKDRLEVAADRGDPFLMETDYIDDPDRPGAVLGPKTVPRRVSWLLENGHDEAVRNAHVETPELVYGIDTEATLADADR, from the coding sequence ATGATCGACGACGACACGCCGGTACTCGACAACCACCTCCACCTGGATCCGGACACCAATCGCGGCATCGACGCCGTCCGGGACTTCGCACGGGTTGGCGGCACCCACCTGCTCGTGGTAAACAAACCCTCCTGGCACCTCGGGGTCGAGGCCGACGCGGGCGAGGACTTCCGTCCCGTGTTCGAGCGGACGATCGAGATCGTCGACGCGGCCACGGCCGAACTCGACGGGCGCGCCTGGCCGGTGCTCGGAGTCCACCCCGGACTGATCTCGCGGCTCGTCGACGATCGGGGCTACGCGCCCGCCGAAGCCCGGGAGATCATGCAGGGCGGCCTCGACGTCGCCGCGGAGTACGTCGAGCGCGGCGACGCGCTGGCCCTGAAGTCCGGTCGGCCCCACTACGACGTCGACGAGGGCGTCTGGGACGCCTCGAACGCCGTCATGCGCCACGCGTTCGACCGGGCCGCGGACCTCGACTGCGCCGTCCAGCTCCACGCCGAGGCGAGCGAGGACATGACGGCGGTGACCGACTGGGCCGAGTCGGCGGGACTGCCGGCCCACCGGGTCGTCAAACACTACGCGGGCGGCCGACTCGAGGGGCCGATCCCGAGCGTCATGAGCGAGAAAGATCGCCTCGAGGTCGCCGCCGATCGCGGCGACCCGTTCCTCATGGAGACGGACTACATCGACGACCCCGATCGGCCGGGAGCCGTGCTGGGTCCCAAGACCGTCCCCCGCAGGGTCTCGTGGCTCCTCGAGAACGGCCACGACGAGGCCGTCCGGAACGCACACGTCGAAACGCCCGAACTGGTCTACGGGATCGACACGGAGGCCACGCTCGCGGACGCGGACCGATAA
- a CDS encoding phosphate uptake regulator PhoU, with protein METRKVQVTGGSTYTVSLPKTWATENGVSAGTTVEFYPEDDALLLTPKSETDRQEGTLDITDLEGERLTRAVMTMYVSGFDIIRLEAGRITTDQRSAIRTATHGLVGVEVLEETTDSVVIQDLLDSSELSIVNAVSRMRLIAQSMLEDAVTALIENDDDIAHDVIERDDDVDRLWLVVSRIFRATLRSPRAAEELGVPREDCFDYHSSARQLERVADHAAKISNLALKLDEIPPEVADALVALHEDAFDILEKSMDALVADETEEANRLGHAAREAVIEIDQHTRRIDDMLRDLDPVQAQSLGLIVDSLSRSADYGGNIAETALQKAAPRP; from the coding sequence ATGGAGACGCGCAAGGTCCAGGTGACGGGTGGATCGACCTACACCGTCTCACTGCCGAAAACCTGGGCGACCGAAAACGGCGTCAGTGCCGGGACGACCGTCGAGTTCTACCCGGAGGACGACGCACTGCTGTTGACGCCCAAGAGCGAGACCGATCGCCAGGAGGGAACGCTCGACATCACCGACCTCGAGGGCGAGCGACTCACCCGGGCCGTCATGACGATGTACGTCAGCGGCTTCGACATCATCCGGCTCGAGGCAGGCCGGATTACGACCGATCAACGAAGCGCCATTCGCACCGCCACGCACGGACTGGTCGGCGTCGAAGTACTGGAAGAGACCACCGACAGCGTCGTCATCCAGGACCTGCTCGACTCCTCGGAGCTGTCGATCGTCAACGCCGTCTCCCGGATGCGCCTGATCGCCCAGTCGATGCTCGAGGACGCGGTCACCGCCCTCATCGAGAACGACGACGACATCGCCCACGACGTCATCGAGCGCGACGACGACGTCGATCGGCTCTGGCTGGTCGTCTCCCGGATCTTCCGGGCGACGCTTCGGTCCCCGCGTGCGGCCGAAGAACTCGGCGTCCCCCGCGAGGACTGCTTCGACTACCACTCCAGCGCCCGCCAGCTCGAACGGGTCGCGGACCACGCCGCCAAGATCAGCAACCTCGCGCTGAAACTCGACGAGATTCCACCCGAGGTGGCCGACGCGCTCGTCGCCCTGCACGAGGACGCCTTCGACATCCTCGAGAAGTCGATGGACGCGCTGGTCGCCGACGAAACCGAGGAGGCGAACCGACTCGGACACGCCGCTCGCGAGGCGGTGATCGAGATCGACCAGCACACCCGACGAATCGACGACATGCTCCGGGACCTGGACCCCGTCCAGGCCCAGTCGCTCGGACTGATCGTCGACTCGCTCTCCCGGAGCGCCGACTACGGTGGCAACATCGCGGAAACCGCGCTCCAGAAGGCGGCGCCCCGTCCCTGA
- a CDS encoding sodium:proton antiporter, whose translation MLPAFVGLLSVVLLLAGALCLVEYALYTPEQKARAPWLSRLYLGAIGLVIALALGGLLAAVTGTRVQGTIFGLVAVVGALPALVQYRLHRELGLENGPLYDRLSENWI comes from the coding sequence ATGTTGCCGGCGTTCGTCGGACTGCTATCGGTCGTTCTCCTCCTCGCAGGAGCGCTCTGTCTCGTCGAATACGCGCTCTACACGCCGGAACAGAAGGCGCGTGCGCCGTGGCTCTCGCGCCTGTATCTCGGAGCGATCGGCCTCGTCATCGCGCTGGCACTCGGGGGCCTTCTTGCGGCCGTCACCGGAACGCGAGTCCAGGGGACGATCTTCGGTCTCGTCGCCGTCGTCGGCGCCCTCCCCGCGCTCGTCCAGTACCGCCTCCACCGGGAATTGGGGCTCGAAAACGGCCCGCTGTACGACCGTCTCTCGGAGAACTGGATCTGA
- the pstC gene encoding phosphate ABC transporter permease subunit PstC, with protein MSTPDFTHNQARSARGVAFKALFALCAFLSILTTVAILATLLYDAVDFFAAVSPVEFFTGTEWVPSNEVYGVWPLISGTLIITIGSAAIALPIGLLTAIYLSEYASERRRAYLKPALEVLAGVPTVVYGYFALVYVTPALDRIVPIGTFNAFSASIMVGIMIIPMVSSISEDAMSAVPDSLRQASYGLGATKFTVSTSVVVPAALSGILSSYILALSRAIGETMIVAIAAGQTPRMADLTDPGGMFLESVQTMTAAMVQIGASDVVGQSTEYKSLFAVGLTLFVITFAMNLFSEWVSSRYREVYR; from the coding sequence ATGAGCACACCCGATTTCACGCACAATCAGGCACGGTCGGCCCGCGGCGTCGCGTTCAAGGCGCTGTTCGCGCTCTGTGCCTTCCTCTCGATCCTCACGACGGTCGCGATCCTCGCGACGTTGCTGTACGACGCCGTCGACTTCTTCGCCGCCGTCTCCCCGGTGGAGTTCTTCACTGGAACCGAATGGGTCCCGTCGAACGAGGTCTACGGCGTCTGGCCGCTGATCTCCGGGACGCTGATCATCACGATCGGGTCGGCGGCGATCGCGCTCCCGATCGGCCTCCTGACGGCGATCTACCTCTCGGAGTACGCCTCCGAGCGTCGGCGGGCCTACCTCAAGCCCGCACTCGAGGTGCTCGCGGGCGTCCCGACCGTCGTCTACGGCTACTTCGCGCTGGTGTACGTGACTCCTGCCCTCGACAGGATCGTCCCTATCGGTACGTTCAACGCCTTCTCGGCGTCGATCATGGTTGGGATCATGATCATCCCGATGGTGTCCTCGATCAGCGAGGATGCCATGAGCGCCGTCCCCGACTCCCTTCGCCAGGCCAGTTACGGGCTGGGCGCGACGAAGTTCACCGTCTCGACCTCGGTCGTGGTGCCGGCGGCGCTGTCGGGCATCCTCTCGTCGTACATCCTCGCGCTCTCGCGGGCGATCGGCGAGACGATGATCGTCGCGATCGCCGCGGGACAGACCCCGCGGATGGCCGATCTCACTGACCCCGGCGGGATGTTCCTCGAGTCGGTCCAGACGATGACCGCCGCGATGGTCCAGATCGGGGCCAGCGACGTCGTCGGGCAGTCGACGGAGTACAAGAGCCTCTTTGCGGTCGGCCTGACGCTGTTCGTCATCACCTTCGCCATGAACCTGTTCAGTGAGTGGGTCTCCTCGCGCTACCGGGAGGTGTATCGCTAA
- a CDS encoding plastocyanin/azurin family copper-binding protein — translation MERDDQFSRRRMLQFTGAAAVTTLVAGCADGGGGPGEGEDGEEEEDGAGEGDNETGDGNETEDGEEDGEAISPDDEIELGAEVQAWMGQAPDQIADQENPTLVLQEGESYDITWENLDGQMHNIEIVDDSDEVVDDYSTDEMGEEGETQTLEVDEITSEMAEYVCRPHEGTMRGTIEVESGDGGMEEDGNETDGNETENGNESEDNESEDNESE, via the coding sequence ATGGAACGTGACGACCAGTTTTCCCGACGACGGATGCTCCAGTTCACAGGTGCCGCGGCAGTAACGACGCTCGTCGCAGGATGTGCAGACGGTGGCGGTGGCCCCGGTGAAGGAGAAGACGGCGAGGAAGAAGAAGACGGCGCTGGCGAAGGAGATAACGAAACCGGGGACGGTAACGAAACCGAGGACGGTGAAGAAGACGGCGAGGCGATCAGCCCCGACGACGAGATCGAACTCGGTGCCGAGGTACAGGCCTGGATGGGCCAGGCCCCGGACCAGATCGCCGACCAGGAGAACCCGACGCTCGTCCTCCAGGAGGGCGAATCCTACGACATCACATGGGAGAACCTCGACGGCCAGATGCACAACATCGAGATCGTCGACGATAGCGACGAAGTCGTCGACGACTACTCGACCGACGAAATGGGGGAGGAAGGCGAGACCCAGACCCTCGAAGTCGACGAGATCACCAGCGAGATGGCCGAATACGTCTGCCGGCCGCACGAAGGCACGATGCGCGGCACGATCGAGGTCGAAAGCGGCGACGGCGGTATGGAGGAGGACGGCAACGAGACCGACGGCAACGAAACCGAAAACGGCAACGAGTCCGAAGACAACGAATCAGAAGACAACGAGTCCGAATAA
- a CDS encoding ArsR/SmtB family transcription factor — translation MSDSESTGRLRRYLEDEMGICRDENLNARMEELEQLEAEAGESVLERDVAVLSAVANETRYKIVRLLVAADGELCVCEISPLVDVSQSGISHALSQLFEAGLVTRRKDGKWRKYRATQRAIALVTAIDGSR, via the coding sequence ATGAGCGACTCCGAATCCACTGGTCGTCTCCGCCGGTATCTGGAGGACGAGATGGGGATCTGTCGAGACGAGAACCTGAACGCGCGGATGGAAGAACTCGAACAACTCGAGGCCGAAGCCGGGGAATCGGTGCTCGAACGCGACGTCGCGGTTCTCTCGGCGGTCGCGAACGAGACGCGATACAAGATCGTTCGTCTCCTCGTCGCCGCCGACGGCGAACTCTGCGTCTGCGAGATTTCGCCGCTGGTCGACGTGAGCCAGAGCGGGATCAGTCACGCGCTCTCCCAGTTGTTCGAGGCCGGACTCGTCACCCGTCGAAAGGACGGCAAGTGGCGCAAGTACAGGGCTACCCAGCGAGCGATCGCACTCGTCACCGCGATCGACGGCTCTCGGTGA
- a CDS encoding RidA family protein, protein MDQPNPGQSTEADDAATADRTAVDQPSSTVRRQRSGSKHTGAFGQRTGHSDLLFFEGVLPSDGSEIRSDEPIHAQTERCLDRLEERLSSVGLDLEDILRVRLTLTDLDERDVVDRVYASRFDGSYPPRTTTGVCELPGGADVQLEVVAADE, encoded by the coding sequence ATGGATCAACCGAATCCCGGCCAGTCGACGGAGGCTGACGACGCAGCCACCGCCGATCGAACGGCCGTCGACCAGCCGAGTTCGACCGTCCGCCGACAGCGGTCCGGATCGAAACACACCGGTGCCTTCGGTCAGCGAACGGGTCACTCGGACCTGCTGTTCTTCGAGGGCGTTCTCCCGTCCGACGGCTCGGAGATCCGTAGCGACGAACCGATCCACGCCCAGACCGAGCGCTGTCTCGATCGACTCGAGGAGCGACTCTCGAGCGTCGGACTCGACCTCGAGGATATCCTGCGCGTCAGGCTCACGCTGACCGATCTCGACGAACGGGACGTCGTCGATCGGGTGTACGCGAGCCGGTTCGACGGTTCGTACCCGCCACGGACCACGACGGGCGTCTGTGAACTGCCGGGCGGCGCCGACGTCCAGCTGGAAGTCGTCGCAGCCGACGAATGA